GGAGTGGCCACGACGAGCGCGGCGCCCACGGCCAAGGGGGCCGCGGAGGTGCCCGAGGTGCCCAGCATGCTGGCGTGGCGCACGCGAGCGGCGGACTCCGTGTCGAGGCGGAGGTCTCGGCGTGGAGGAGCACCGAAGCGCCCGGGGCCGGTGGCGCAAGCACCGAGCAGGGTACTGGCCAGGAGCAGGCGCGCGAGCCGCCCGCGGAAGGAGAGGAGCTTGTCGGTATTCAAGGGCATGGGAAGTGGCACTTCAATCACCGAACCGTTCCGGCACTTCATCCAGACACAACCGCGAGGGTCACGGTACCCTCTTCACATGGACGCGTCCCGCATCGAATCGGGTGAATTCGTCGTGGACTTCGTTCCTGGCGGCGTGCCGTCTCCGTGCTGCTCCCTCCCGGCTATGACTCAGGAGGCCCGTTCCCGCTCGTGCTCTTCCTGTACGGCGGTGGTGGCTCCCGGCAGACGCTCGTCGATGCGAAGCCGGTGTTCGACCCGTGCTGGAGCGACGGCAGCGCTCCTCCGGTGGTGCTCGCGTGCGCGACGGTGGGGGAGATCAGCTAATACCGCGCATAGGCGGAATGGGGGCCCTGTTGCTCGGCGGCGAGCTGGTGCAGGGAGGCGGAGGAGAAGACGGCTGAGGCCAGCAAGGCCGTGCGCGGCGCCGGTGTAGGGGTGCGAGCACCCCCATGGGGCACACTGCAGCCTTGGCCGCCCTTGCTTGAGCAGAGCGGCGTCGTTACGTGCGTTGCCGTCCCGGCGGAGGTGATGCCCGCCGTCAACCCGTGCGCCCCCTCCACGTAGCCCGTCCAGGCCTGAAAAGATGAAGCCGCCCTCCGCGAAGCGGCTCTTGCTCCGCCCGAAGAAGCGCGCGAAGGCCTCCCGCGTGGGCTCAAAGCCGAGTTGCAGCGACTCCTCGGCCGAGCGGCCCTCCTCGTAACGCTGTAGGGCGAACACCGCCTCGGGGAGAGAGGACAGGGCTGGGAGAAATCCAGTCTACTCAAATCTCGGCTGTATTCCATGGAGTTCCGGCTGTGCCGCCGCATCGTGCGACGGAGAGTTGGACGCCCTCCCCATGCGGAGGTCGAGGGGCGCGGTGCCCGCCACGTCGCCGAAGAGACGCTCATCCACTCCGGCGAAGTGGGCCCTCTGCTCGTACGTCCGGGCCTCCTCGTAGAGGACCCGGACGAGCGCATTTCGATAAGGCTCCAACCCCACCGACTCCGTCAATCAACGCAAGGTGAGAACAGCGAAACCTGAGGGTGTATCAAAACGGCCACTCAGTTCTCCGGATTTGGTTCGATAGGTAATACCCCAATCCTCTCGTCTTACCTTCAGCTCCCTTCTCTTCTTGAAGCCAGAGGCGGGGTTGGCTTTGCCCATGGCGGTGGGGCTGGTGCATCCCGCGGCATACAGGGTGCCCCCAATCGAAATGGCAAGTTGATCTCGCGAGCGCTTACGCCCGCCACCGCTCTTCTGCTTGTAGGCAACAACCTTGGCCTTCACCGAGGTGCGAATCAAAATGGAATGAATGGCCACCTTCAGCTTGTAGGTCCTGCCATCAATGGGGCCAAAAGGCGCATCTACTTTTTTGTTAGTGATGCAGCCATCGCTGAAGGCCACAACCTGCGCTCGCGGCAGTTCTGCCGCTGCGGTTCCGTGGCCAGCCACGGGAGGGACGGCTTGCGCTGTCTTGGGCTTTTCGCTGCTGTTGGGATTGGCTGGACAGGAGTCGGAGAGAGCCGCAGCCGCGGTCTGGGTCTGCGCCCCTCCCACCTCTGTCAGTCCATACTCGGTCATCCGATAGACGGTCTGACCTATCTTGAGTTCGTAGTTGCTGTTGAACAGGGTGTTCTCTGCATCGTCGAACGTGATGTCCAAGGAGTCAGGATCGGTGCCTGTCATGTCGTTAGCCAACCAGGTCCGCTCGACTACTTCAATCCGTGAACGCTTTGACGTGAATCCGGAAAGTTGTCGCTCCAGGTTCTTGTATGGAACGAATTCATCAAAGTTGTTCTGCTCATCCACGACATCCATCTGCTCGGCGGTCAGGTTGGGATACTGATTCTCGTAGTTGGTGTTGTAGGTCTCGTAGTCAGCCTCCAGTTGGTTGATGACCGCATAGAGATCGTCGGCGGAGTTGAACCGCAGGACACCATTGCTGGTTTCGTAGGTGACCGGGACGTTTGCATAGGTGATGGTGACTGAGTTGCTATCAGCAATGCACTCGAACTCATCATTGCCGTCCCAGTCATCCACGACGGGAGCGCACCCGGCGTTGGCCCAGACGTTGTTTGGCTTCGAAGAGACGGAAACTTGGCGAATCCCCGTTGAGCCAGGCCAGAACTTCTTGCAGTACGAGATGCCGCCAATGTTGCACCCGGACGAGCAGTCCGGGTCCGGCGCCCAGATTCCACCGGGAGACTGGCGGTTGTTGACCTTACCGCAATACCGCGCAAAGCGCCCGAGCACGGTGATGGCGGTATAGCCGACCCTTCCGCTACAGCTTCCGGAGCTATAGCAACCTGCATTGATGACGTACGTGCCGCCACCGCCAGTGGGCACCGTGTAGCTGAAATTGGAGCTGACGCCACCACAGGCATCATCATTGTAGGCGACCTGTTGACCGTTGGGGCCATAAAGCCGCAGATAGGTATCGCCCGAACCGGAAGCCCCCGAGATGCCGCACGTTCCAGCGGTGAGGGTCTGCCCGGCCTGAAGAGTCACCGCCACGTTCACCGTGTTCTGAGTGGCGGAAGCCGTATTCGAGGCAGAGTAGTTGAAGTAATTCACGGTGACGCTGCTGTCGATGCTTTCGCAAACGTAGGCGAACTGCTTGTTGCAGTCCTCGTCATTCCAGAGTCCCACGTAGGTGCCAGAGGATGCCTTGACAGCGCAGTCCTCGTTGCCGGCTGCATTGTTTGGCTCGCCTGGGCTCCAGTTCGCATAGAACGAGGTTCCAGTGGACCATCGCCACGAGCCTTCGACGCTGCGATCGTTGTACCCAATCCACCAGATTTCTGTTGAGCTCAGATTGCTCTTCAGCCACTCGTCTTCCGCGCTGTTGTTGATGGTCACCAAGCCATAACCCAGAAGCGCGCAGCTCTCGGCGGCCTGCGCCCAGGTCTTGCGGGTGGTGGCAAAGATGTAGTCATGGCCATTGTAGGCGATTTTCTGCTGAACCTCGCCCAACGTTTCTTCGGAAAAGCCTGGGGTGCCATTGAGCTCGTCCGAGCTCATGCCGCAGCCCATCAGCATTGCGCATGAAAGGATTGTGGCCAGGCTCAATTGTATGGGGAGTGTGACTCTTGCTGCGTACTTCACGCCAAACATTCTCATTCACCTTGGTGCGGCTGGAGGTCAGCCGCTTGCGTACGACAAGCCGCTCTCGTCTCGGCGGCGCTGTAGCTTTATCATGACAGTTGGAAATCGCTGAGCTGGGGGCAATAGGCGCAAGACGCGTCGTCGCCCCAGCAGCCAAGCAAGCCCATGACATTGGGATGCAGAGATCGCGGCTAGGCGACTCCGTGAGCCGTTTCAACGATGGCCAAGAGTCTGTTTGAGCTCCTGGGAAATGGGAGGCTTGGGGCTGCGCAGGGGCATGAAGCCGCAACCGAGGTGGGGAAGTGCTCGAAAAAGTATAGGCGGATGGGGCCTTGTTGAGGGGGCGGGCTGGTGCAAAGGGGTCGAGGAGGGCCGCTGCCGGAGCGAGCCAGGGCGTGCGCCGCGCCGGTGCAGGGGGCTGTGCAATGGGCTTGGGGCACACTGCTGCCCTGGCCGCCCTGCCTTGAGCAGAGAGCCAGGGCGTGATTAGCACCTGGTGGCCGAGCACCCCGGCAAGGCAGGAGGGCTGCGTGTCCTGCTCATCGGTCACCTCGACACCGTTCAGGAGGGCGCAGGGCTGGAGTTCGTGCGCGACGGGCCGGTGGCACGTGGCGCCGGCACGCAGGACATCAAGGGCGGCGACGTCATCCTCCTCACCGCGCTCCGGGCGCTGAAGGAGGCGGGAGCACTGGGCGACCTCCACGTCACCGTCATCCTCACGGGGGATGAAGAGAGCGTGGGTGAGCCCATCGCGGTGTCGCGGCGCGAGCTCATCGAGGCGGGTCGGCGCAGCGATGTCGCGCTCGCCTTCGAGGGCGGAGAGCGTGACACCGCCGTCGTCGCACGCCGGGGCGCGAGCACCTGGTCGCTCGAGGTCACGGGGAAGCAGGCGCACTCCTCGGGAGTGTTCAGCCAAAGCGCTGGCTACGGGGCCATCTTCGAGGCCGCCCGCATCCTCGACGAGCTCCGGCGCACGCTGGCCGGTGAGCAGTACCTCACCTTCAACCCGGGAGCCATCGTGGGTGGCACCGAGGGCGGCTTCGACCCGCGCACCGCCACCGGTAGGGCCGCGGGCAAGGACAACATCATCGCCAGCCACGCGACCGTGCGGGGTGACCTGCGCTTCCTGTCCGAGGAGCAGAAGGAGCGGGCTCGCACGCGCACGCGGCAGCTCGCTGCGCGCAACCTGCCGGGCACCTCGGCGGAGATTTCCTTCCAGGACGAGTACCCGGCCATGTCCCCCACGCCCGGCAATCTGCGCCTGCTGGCGGTGTACGACGCGGCGAGCCAAGCGCTCGGGTACGGCAAGGTCGAGGCGTTCGACCCGGGCAAGCGCGGAGCCGGGGACATCTCGTTCGTCGCGCCCTTCGTCGATGGGCTCGACGGGCTGGGCGCTCTGGGCAGCGGGTCGCACTCGCCGCGCGAGGAGGTCCGGCTCGACTCGCTCGCGATGCAGGCCGAGCGCACGGCGTTGCTCCTCTACCGGCTGTCGCGCCAGCCCCACCCGGCCCCGTGAGAAGGCGCCGCGGGTGGGAATACGACCCACCGAGCGACCGGGTAGGACGCCACGACAGCCGACCTGTACCGGGGGATGACGGCCCCGGGCCGCATGGCTACCTCCTGGCCTCGGGAGGCGGGACATGGGGCGGGGACGAAGGTGGGCGATGGTGGTAGCGGCAGCCACCGTGATGACGTCGGCGTGCGCCGTGTTCACCACGAAGGAGTCATCCAAACCCTTCCAGCTGCGCTCGGAGGTGGACTCGCGGGGGGCGGGGTTCGCCACCGCGCTCTACCAGACGGTAGGCGTGCGCATGGTGCCGGGCAATCGCCTGCGCTGGGCCAACAACGGCGCCGTCTTCGACGTGATGGTGGAGGAGCTGTCGCGCGCTCGCTCCTCCATGAACATCGTCCTCTTCATCTGGCGCCCGGGACAGGCCT
This is a stretch of genomic DNA from Archangium violaceum. It encodes these proteins:
- a CDS encoding C-type lectin domain-containing protein — translated: MSSDELNGTPGFSEETLGEVQQKIAYNGHDYIFATTRKTWAQAAESCALLGYGLVTINNSAEDEWLKSNLSSTEIWWIGYNDRSVEGSWRWSTGTSFYANWSPGEPNNAAGNEDCAVKASSGTYVGLWNDEDCNKQFAYVCESIDSSVTVNYFNYSASNTASATQNTVNVAVTLQAGQTLTAGTCGISGASGSGDTYLRLYGPNGQQVAYNDDACGGVSSNFSYTVPTGGGGTYVINAGCYSSGSCSGRVGYTAITVLGRFARYCGKVNNRQSPGGIWAPDPDCSSGCNIGGISYCKKFWPGSTGIRQVSVSSKPNNVWANAGCAPVVDDWDGNDEFECIADSNSVTITYANVPVTYETSNGVLRFNSADDLYAVINQLEADYETYNTNYENQYPNLTAEQMDVVDEQNNFDEFVPYKNLERQLSGFTSKRSRIEVVERTWLANDMTGTDPDSLDITFDDAENTLFNSNYELKIGQTVYRMTEYGLTEVGGAQTQTAAAALSDSCPANPNSSEKPKTAQAVPPVAGHGTAAAELPRAQVVAFSDGCITNKKVDAPFGPIDGRTYKLKVAIHSILIRTSVKAKVVAYKQKSGGGRKRSRDQLAISIGGTLYAAGCTSPTAMGKANPASGFKKRRELKVRREDWGITYRTKSGELSGRFDTPSGFAVLTLR
- a CDS encoding M20/M25/M40 family metallo-hydrolase; this encodes MAEHPGKAGGLRVLLIGHLDTVQEGAGLEFVRDGPVARGAGTQDIKGGDVILLTALRALKEAGALGDLHVTVILTGDEESVGEPIAVSRRELIEAGRRSDVALAFEGGERDTAVVARRGASTWSLEVTGKQAHSSGVFSQSAGYGAIFEAARILDELRRTLAGEQYLTFNPGAIVGGTEGGFDPRTATGRAAGKDNIIASHATVRGDLRFLSEEQKERARTRTRQLAARNLPGTSAEISFQDEYPAMSPTPGNLRLLAVYDAASQALGYGKVEAFDPGKRGAGDISFVAPFVDGLDGLGALGSGSHSPREEVRLDSLAMQAERTALLLYRLSRQPHPAP